Proteins encoded in a region of the Oncorhynchus gorbuscha isolate QuinsamMale2020 ecotype Even-year linkage group LG16, OgorEven_v1.0, whole genome shotgun sequence genome:
- the mipepb gene encoding mitochondrial intermediate peptidase has product MMLACQRFVSVVRNSRTLSRHVTTWSPVGAAFNAQQRKVDLFQKNVGLFGVPGLSTPAGFEVAQQRALRETEQLVETACNNPPGALTVETFDQLSDSLCKVADLADFVKVGHPDPAFRDAAEKACINIGTVVERLNTNVELCRSLKNLLDNKEVLDSLDTDTRRVAELFMFDFEISGIHLDESKRGKAVSLNVNLLDLNNEFLNGTHLPNRIEKTALPEHIRHCFSIDGNSIQIGGLHADSPDELVREAAYKIFLFPNSSLLLCLDDLLTCRNELAKLVGYESFAHRALNGTMAKTPETVMKFLELLTDKLSDRTAKDFNLMRDMKMKMNSRSTVLMPWDHSYFSSAVRAERYKIDPSLYSPYFSLGACMEGLNMLFSQLLGVSFRNEQPMAGEVWSEEVRKLAVVHETEGLLGYIYCDFFQRPDKPHQDCHFTIQGGRLKKDGEYQHPVVVLMLSLPPPTRSTPTLLNPGMMENLFHEMGHAMHSMLGRTRYQHVTGTRCSTDFAEVPSILMEFFATDYRVVNQFARHYQTGQPLPKSMVSRLCESKRICGAADTQLQVFYAALDQVYHGKPQNQSTTDILKKMQEKFYGLPYVPNTAWQLRFSHLIGYGAKYYSYLMSRAIASMVWRQCFQKDPFNRDMGERYRREMLAHGGSKEPMLMVQGMLQRSPTLEELVDALVADLDTDSRIRGRRMSEGLQINDRLTKAIQLRAGLWKSSAVFSGFPSY; this is encoded by the exons ATGATGTTGGCGTGTCAACGATTTGTGAGTGTTGTGAGGAACTCAAGGACACTATCACGACATGTCACTACTTGGTCTCCGGTTGGAGCAGCATTCAATGCCCAGCAGAGGAAAGTTGATTTGTTTCAGAAGAACGTG GGATTATTCGGGGTTCCAGGGTTGAGTACTCCGGCTGGTTTCGAGGTGGCTCAGCAACGAGCGCTCAGGGAAACAGAACAGTTGGTAGAAACAGCCTGCAATAACCCACCAGGCGCCCTGACCGTGGAGACCTTCGATCAACTTTCTGACAGCCTTTGCAAAGTGGCAGATTTG GCAGATTTTGTCAAAGTTGGCCATCCAGACCCTGCCTTTCGGGATGCTGCTGAGAAGGCATGCATAAACATTGGCACAGTAGTAGAAAG GCTGAACACTAATGTTGAACTGTGTAGGAGTCTCAAGAACCTACTAGATAACAAAGAGGTTCTGGATTCCTTGGACACAGATACAAG GAGAGTAGCAGAACTGTTCATGTTTGATTTTGAGATCAGTGGCATTCATCTGGAtgaatcaaag AGAGGGAAGGCGGTGAGCCTCAATGTCAACCTGCTGGATCTGAACAATGAATTTCTAAATGGCACCCACCTGCCCAATAGGATAGAGAAGACGGCCCTGCCAGAACACATCCGACACTGCTTCTCCATAGACGGCAACTCCATCCAGATTGGAGGTCTCCATGCAGATTCTCCTGatgaactg GTGCGGGAGGCTGCTTATAAAATCTTTCTCTTCCCGAATTCAAGTCTGCTGCTTTGTCTGGATGACCTGTTGACTTGTAGGAATGAGCTAGCCAAATTAGTGGGCTATGAATCTTTTGCACACAGGGCTTTAAATGGAACTATGGCCAAGACTCCAG AGACTGTCATGAAATTCCTTGAATTGCTGACAGACAAACTCTCGGACAG AACTGCCAAAGATTTTAACCTGATGAGGGATATGAAGATGAAAATGAACTCAAGAAGCACC gTACTCATGCCATGGGACCACTCCTACTTCAGCAGCGCTGTGCGGGCAGAGAG gTATAAGATCGATCCCAGCCTGTACAGTCCTTACTTCTCCTTAGGGGCCTGCATGGAGGGCCTCAACATGCTGTTCAGCCAGCTGCTGGGAGTCTCCTTCCGGAATGAACAGCCCATGGCAGGAGAGGTGTGGAGTGAAGAAGTCCGCAAGTTG GCTGTTGTCCATGAGACCGAGGGTCTTCTGGGATACATCTACTGTGACTTCTTCCAAAGGCCTGACAAACCACACCAG GATTGCCACTTCACCATCCAAGGGGGGCGTCTTAAGAAGGATGGGGAATACCAACATCCTGTGGTGGTGCTGATGCTGAGCCTGCCCCCTCCCACACGTAGCACCCCAACACTGCTCAACCCCGGCATGATGGAGAACCTGTTCCACGAGATGGGCCACGCCATGCATTCCATGCTGGGACGCACGCGTTACCAACATGTCACAG GAACTAGATGCTCCACTGACTTTGCTGAAGTCCCCTCCATCCTCATGGAGTTCTTTGCCACAGACTATCGGGTGGTAAATCAGTTTGCACGGCACTATCAGACCGGACAG CCCCTGCCCAAGAGCATGGTCTCTCGCCTTTGTGAATCCAAGAGAATCTGTGGGGCTGCCGACACTCAGCTTCAG GTTTTTTATGCTGCTTTGGATCAAGTGTATCATGGCAAGCCACAAAATCAGTCAACGACAGACATTCTAAAAAAGATGCAAGAGAAATTCTATGGACTACCTTACGTTCCAAATACT GCCTGGCAGCTGAGATTCAGCCACCTCATTGGGTACGGTGCTAAGTACTACTCATACCTCATGTCGCGCGCCATAGCCTCCATGGTGTGGAGGCAGTGCTTTCAAAAAGACCCCTTCAACAG GGACATGGGAGAGCGATATCGAAGGGAGATGCTAGCTCATGGAGGTAGTAAGGAGCCCATGCTTATGGTGCAAG GCATGCTTCAGAGATCCCCTACCCTTGAAGAATTAGTGGACGCTCTAGTAGCTGACCTGGACACAGACTCG AGAATAAGGGGACGGAGGATGTCTGAAGGGCTGCAGATaaatgacagactcactaaagCAATACAGCTCCGTGCTGGCCTCTGGAAGAGCTCTGCTGTATTCTCTGGTTTTCCTTCATACTAA
- the LOC123998738 gene encoding tumor necrosis factor receptor superfamily member 19-like isoform X2, whose amino-acid sequence MEWKLKKMLSLLLEVHGTAVGNRECREQEYRDEAGDCVACRQCGSGQELSTECGFGYGVGARCAPCRPGRYKEEAGGQKCKPCLSCAHTSRFHRANCTTTGNAVCGDCLPGFYRKTKLSGFQDMDCVPCGDPPHAYEPLCSSRVNLVPLSSVVASSRDTVLAVVICIALTSVLLALMLFCVIYCKRQLEKKPHEPCQGGSCHDAKFPSFENIQVHQLHQITSNCYHGTGITCGQVKLFPYQFSEEPCSMENSNGMATYPAWDSEKTTREHNAQ is encoded by the exons ATGGAGTGGAAGCTAAAGAAGATGCTGTCGCTTTTACTGGAG GTTCACGGAACTGCAGTGGGGAATAGAGAATGCAGGGAGCAGGAGTACAGGGATGAAGCAGGGGACTGTGTCGCCTGCAGACAGTGTGGATCTGGGCAGGAGTTATCCACG GAATGTGGTTTTGGCTATGGGGTGGGTGCTCGCTGTGCACCCTGCAGACCGGGGCGCTACAAAGAGGAAGCAGGAGGGCAGAAATGCAAGCCATGTCTATCATGTGCCCACACCAGCCGCTTCCATAGAGCCAACTGCACCACCACAGGAAACGCTGTGTGTGGAGACTGTCTGCCCGG GTTCTATAGGAAAACCAAGCTGAGTGGGTTTCAGGACATGGACTGTGTACCCTGTGGAGACCCTCCTCATGCCTATGAGCCTCTCT GCAGTAGCAGGGTGAACCTGGTGCCCCTTTCGTCTGTTGTGGCAAGCTCCAGGGACACTGTCCTGGCTGTAGTCATCTGCATCGCTCTGACTTCTGTCCTACTGGCCCTAATGCTTTTCTGTGTCATCTACTGCAAAAGACAGCTGGAGAAGAAACCTCATG AGCCATGCCAGGGTGGTAGCTGCCATGATGCAAAGTTCCCCAGCTTTGAGAATATTCAGGTCCATCAGCTACATCAAATCACCTCAAACTGCTACCATGGCACAGGCATAACTTGTG GTCAAGTGAAGCTTTTCCCTTATCAGTTCTCTGAGGAACCTTGCAGCATGGAGAACAGCAATGGTATGGCCACATATCCTGCCTGGGACTCAGAGAAGACCACTAGAGAACACAATGCCCAGTGA
- the LOC123998738 gene encoding tumor necrosis factor receptor superfamily member 19-like isoform X1, giving the protein MEWKLKKMLSLLLEVIILCYMVHGTAVGNRECREQEYRDEAGDCVACRQCGSGQELSTECGFGYGVGARCAPCRPGRYKEEAGGQKCKPCLSCAHTSRFHRANCTTTGNAVCGDCLPGFYRKTKLSGFQDMDCVPCGDPPHAYEPLCSSRVNLVPLSSVVASSRDTVLAVVICIALTSVLLALMLFCVIYCKRQLEKKPHEPCQGGSCHDAKFPSFENIQVHQLHQITSNCYHGTGITCGQVKLFPYQFSEEPCSMENSNGMATYPAWDSEKTTREHNAQ; this is encoded by the exons ATGGAGTGGAAGCTAAAGAAGATGCTGTCGCTTTTACTGGAGGTGATTATTTTGTGCTATATG GTTCACGGAACTGCAGTGGGGAATAGAGAATGCAGGGAGCAGGAGTACAGGGATGAAGCAGGGGACTGTGTCGCCTGCAGACAGTGTGGATCTGGGCAGGAGTTATCCACG GAATGTGGTTTTGGCTATGGGGTGGGTGCTCGCTGTGCACCCTGCAGACCGGGGCGCTACAAAGAGGAAGCAGGAGGGCAGAAATGCAAGCCATGTCTATCATGTGCCCACACCAGCCGCTTCCATAGAGCCAACTGCACCACCACAGGAAACGCTGTGTGTGGAGACTGTCTGCCCGG GTTCTATAGGAAAACCAAGCTGAGTGGGTTTCAGGACATGGACTGTGTACCCTGTGGAGACCCTCCTCATGCCTATGAGCCTCTCT GCAGTAGCAGGGTGAACCTGGTGCCCCTTTCGTCTGTTGTGGCAAGCTCCAGGGACACTGTCCTGGCTGTAGTCATCTGCATCGCTCTGACTTCTGTCCTACTGGCCCTAATGCTTTTCTGTGTCATCTACTGCAAAAGACAGCTGGAGAAGAAACCTCATG AGCCATGCCAGGGTGGTAGCTGCCATGATGCAAAGTTCCCCAGCTTTGAGAATATTCAGGTCCATCAGCTACATCAAATCACCTCAAACTGCTACCATGGCACAGGCATAACTTGTG GTCAAGTGAAGCTTTTCCCTTATCAGTTCTCTGAGGAACCTTGCAGCATGGAGAACAGCAATGGTATGGCCACATATCCTGCCTGGGACTCAGAGAAGACCACTAGAGAACACAATGCCCAGTGA